One window of Channa argus isolate prfri chromosome 4, Channa argus male v1.0, whole genome shotgun sequence genomic DNA carries:
- the fjx1 gene encoding four-jointed box protein 1, with protein MRAVSANLFALLFLCALASVFYVWSALETRLERHKRRFPVPGEGSFHQGLPVDLSAKTFRALLAVPGAQKPHLGGKPEARNLTDQTVSAGNRNFHVNGDNKRSARREGPVKLGTPVEDGIFWSEWLEDLFPVGFTQQYARAWRERARTYRIAKLEPGCGRISNQLATFADGSKACVRYGINADQVQGETLTYYLASLLGITNLPPLVLSQLNGDNEQWAAVRTRIDGLQWSDRAVVSLTEWVSNLTGVVTPAPLRQESSGLHPVLGDLWNKTTAELLELMQWTDLIIFDYLTANFDRLVSNLFSLQWDSRVMERDTNNLLKTPHGDLVFIDNEAGLVHGFRVLNMWEKYHNTVLSSVCVFRRRTTQRVAELHRRRDSRKRLLELYRDSEPLSLELGFLSDEHAGVLQDRIDRLYKHILQCKSKYSQL; from the coding sequence ATGAGGGCTGTTTCAGCAAACTTGTTCGCTCTGCTTTTCCTTTGCGCCCTTGCGAGTGTCTTCTACGTCTGGAGCGCACTGGAAACCCGTTTGGAGCGACACAAGCGGAGGTTCCCAGTTCCGGGCGAAGGGTCTTTTCACCAAGGTCTCCCAGTGGACCTCTCAGCAAAAACTTTCCGGGCGTTGCTTGCTGTCCCAGGCGCACAAAAACCGCATTTAGGGGGCAAACCCGAGGCTCGCAACCTCACGGATCAAACCGTCTCCGCAGGAAATCGAAATTTCCATGTGAATGGGGATAACAAGAGGTCAGCGCGGCGGGAGGGCCCGGTCAAGTTAGGCACGCCGGTGGAGGATGGGATATTTTGGAGTGAGTGGCTGGAGGATCTCTTCCCTGTGGGCTTCACGCAGCAATATGCTCGGGCTTGGCGAGAGAGGGCCAGGACGTACCGGATAGCGAAGCTTGAGCCTGGATGCGGCAGGATATCCAATCAGCTCGCCACTTTTGCAGATGGGAGCAAAGCGTGTGTGCGATACGGGATAAACGCTGATCAGGTGCAGGGAGAAACTTTGACATATTACCTTGCCAGTCTGCTAGGCATCACAAACCTGCCCCCTCTAGTACTATCTCAGCTGAATGGTGACAATGAACAATGGGCGGCAGTGCGCACACGGATAGATGGTTTACAGTGGAGTGACCGAGCTGTGGTTTCTCTTACTGAATGGGTCTCCAACCTAACCGGGGTGGTCACACCTGCACCGCTCAGACAGGAGAGCAGCGGGCTGCATCCTGTGCTTGGGGACCTCTGGAACAAGACAACAGCGGAACTGCTGGAGTTGATGCAATGGACCGACCTAATCATATTCGACTACTTGACCGCAAACTTCGATAGACTTGTCAGCAATCTGTTCAGCCTGCAGTGGGACTCGCGCGTCATGGAGAGGGACACCAACAACCTCCTCAAAACACCTCATGGCGACCTTGTGTTCATTGACAACGAGGCAGGACTCGTCCACGGGTTTCGGGTCTTAAACATGTGGGAGAAATATCATAATACAGTGCTGAGctccgtgtgtgtgttcaggagaAGGACCACGCAGCGTGTGGCGGAGCTGCACAGGCGCAGAGACTCCAGGAAAAGGCTGCTGGAGCTCTACAGGGACAGCGAGCCTTTGTCTCTGGAATTAGGATTTCTGTCTGACGAGCACGCTGGTGTTCTCCAGGACAGGATTGACAGattatataaacacattttgcaatGCAAAAGCAAGTACAGCCAGCTGTGA